AAGCCGAGCGAGGCGATCCGGTGGAGGCGGGCGACTGGGCGCATCTGGCGGATGAGCGATGGCCGCGCGAGGCGAGGGGGTTTGTGGTGGCGCAGGTGATCGACGCTCGGCCGGACCCGAGCGACCCGCATCGGTTGATGCGCGTAACGCTTTCGCCAGCGGTGGACCTCATGGCGCTGCGGCAGGTGACGGTGCTCGTGCCGGAATAGCCGCGGAGAATGTGGGATGTTGGAAACATTCGACATCCGCGATTGAACATTCGCGAATTACATGAACTGGCTGATTTTCATCATCGCGGCGTATGTGTTGCTGGCTCTGGAGTCGGGGCTGCGGCTGTTGCTGCAGGTGTGGGGCGTGTCGCCGAGCCTGCTGCTGGTGCTCGCGGTGTATGTGGGGCTGATGGCGCCGAGCGCGGTCGTGCCTTGGGCGTTTTTGATTCTGGGTTTGCTCACGGACCTTCAGCCGGGGCCGGTGCGTGATGGCACGGTGATCGGGCCGGCGGCGCTGGGGTATCTGGCGGGGGCGTACGTGGTGCTGCAACTGCGGGGGATGGTGTTTCGCGAGTCGGTGCTGGCGCTGGCGGTGCTGGTGCTGGTGGTGGGGATATTCGTGCAACTGGTTTATGTGGCGTTGCTGACGGCGCGGGGGATGGGGATGCTCACCGCCGAGCCGATCGTGGGCTGGAGCACGCCGGACCAGTTGGCGCATCGGTTTGTGATGCTGCTGTACACAGCGGTGGCGGCGGTGCCGTTGGGGTTCGTGCTGTTTCGCACGGCCGGGGCGTGGGGCTTTGCAAACCGGGCCCGGACAGAGCGGCATTTTTGATTTTCACCTCGGCCTGCTCCCCATTCACCAAACGCTGACACGGGCAAAAGTTGCCCCTTCGCCGACCACTGGCTAACATCCGATGCATCGGGATTCCCCGTAGACTTGGCCCCGCACAGGATTTATCCATGAGCGGATCGGCAACAGCGCTGAACAGCCACGTGCTTGTCCTCAATAAAATGTGGATGGCGATCCGTGTCGTGGACGCCCGCCGGGCGTTTTCGCTGCTCTGCCGCGACCTCGCGGAGGTCATCCGTGTCGACGATGGCTCGTACACGGCGTACGATTTCGAATCGTGGACCGATGTGTCGACGACCCGCGACCAGTTCGCCCGCCTTGAGCCGGACGCTTACGAGTGGGTGCGGACCGTGCGGATCGACCTGGCAGTACCGAAGGTGATCCGCCTGCTCGGCTATGACAAGCTGCCCCGGCAGGATGTGAAGCTCAACCGCCGTAACATTTTCGCCCGCGACCACAACCTCTGCCAGTACTGCGGCGAGCGGTTTCCCACCAGCGAGCTGAGCCTCGACCACGTCAACCCGCGCACGCTCGGCGGGGAGAGTTCGTGGACGAATCTGGTGTGTGCCTGCACGCGGTGCAATGCGAAGAAGGGCGGCCGAACGCCGGAGCAGGCGCGGATGCACCTGATCCGCAAGCCGGTGAAGCCGACGCGGAACCCGGTGATCAGTTTGAGGCTGGGCAGCGACAAGTACGCGTCGTGGCGCGCGTTTCTGGATAATGCGTACTGGTCGGTGGAGTTGAAGTAGGCGCGTGGTGTGGGACGCCCACAGCGTGACGCTGTGGGCGTCGAGGGGGGGATCAAAATCAGATCTGGAAGTCGTGGCCCTGCGGCAGTTCGAGCTCGGGGATGTCGGAGTCGGCGTCGCGGCGTTTTTTCTTGCGCACTTTTTTGGCGCTGAGCTTCAGCTCCGGCTGTTTCATGGTGACGGTGTGGCCGGGCGGAACGCTGGAGGTGATGAAGACCGAGCCGCCGATGGTGGAACCTTCGCCGACGACGGTTTCGCCGCCGAGGATGATTGCCCCGCCGTAGATGGTGACGTCATTGCCGAGGGTGGGGTGTCGCTTTCGGCCGCGCCAGATCTGCCCGCCCTTGGTCGAGAGTGCACCGAGGGTGACGCCCTGGTAGAGCTTGACGCGGTCGCCGATGATGGTGGTTTCGCCGATGACGACGCCCGTGCCGTGGTCGATGAAGAACGACTCGCCGATCTGAGCGCCGGGGTGGATGTCGATGCCGGTTTCGTTGTGAGCGTATTCGCTCATGATGCGTGGCAGGAGCGGGACGTTGAGTTTGTAGAGTTCGTGGGCGACGCGGTGGATGAAGATCGCGTCGACGCCGGGGTAGCAGAAGATGGTTTCGTCGGTGGAGCTGGCGGCCGGGTCGCCGTCGAAGGCGGCCTGGACGTCGAGCGCGAGCTGTCGGCGGAGCTCGGGCAGCTGGCTGAGCAGGGCGGTGGTCAACTCGCGGGCGCGGGTGTCGCAGGCGGTGCAGGTGTCGCCTTCGCCGGGCTCGCCGGTGCGGTTTTTGTCATAGCGGAGGGCTTGGCGGATCTGTTCGTAGAGGGCTTCGTCGATGCAGGTGAGCAGTTCGCCCACGTGGAAGCGGACGTTGTCGCTGGTGATGCGGTGCTCGTCGAAGAAGCCGGGGAAGATGACCTTGCGGATCAGTTCGAGCAGGTCGATCGTGCGGGCGCGGTTGGGCAGGAAGGTGGCGTCGAGGTGGTGCGTGCGGTCGTCAGCCTGATAGCTGCGGACGAACTGCTCGACAACATCGTTGATGCGGGCGGCGGCATCGCGGTCAGGTTGGTCGGGGTCGGGGGGCATGAGGGGGTATTGTAGCTACAGAACCAACCGAATACTGCCTTGCCGCGGCTGAAGATCGGTCAGGGCAGATACGTGGTCGGGGCAAACACCTGATCGTCGATCGGGTGATCTGTTTGCAACTCTACAAGTTTAAGGATGACCGAAGCTTCCGGAGCATCGAGTCGCTCAAGCCGGAACAATTTTACGAGGTGATGCTCATCGCTGATGCCGAAAAATGCGGAGATCTCGCCAAATTCGTCGTGAATATAAACGCCCGGATAGTCTTCGTCCGTTTCCGCGACCTCGTTCACCTTGTCGGGGGTCGTTTGCATGATCCTCATCACTGGCATGTTTGAGATCAGCAGAGCCAGGTCAGGCGTGAGAGCAAATGGGAAGACGCGGTGGAACTGTTCGAACGCGACATCACCTTCGATCGGCAAAGAATTGTGAGAGCGATTGCCGTGGCCATCATCGCTGATGAGATGTACCGCCGTACCGTCAAAAATCACCGTGTCTCTGGTGCCGATTGAGTGGTCAGGTTCATCAGGTGATGCTTCATCAGGTACAGATATTCGGTAGAGGATCAAGCCGGCCTTGCGGTCGAAGGCGATTTGAATGATGGGCCAGGCCTCAAGGTCCCCAATCTCATTCGTTACTGGATTCCGCAATTCCCATTTGGCTTCGTAGTGGTTTACTTCCTGGTATGCCTTGACCAGATTTCGGAGCCTCGGTTGCTCTTGCGTAGCTTCATCGAACCACTGGTTATAGAAGCCAATCAATTCGTCCTGTTCTTCAGCACTTGCCTCGCAAAGATAAACATTCCCTACGACTGCCCCGGCGAACCAGATCAACACGCATAGGAATTGTTGCACATGACGTTTCATGCATGCCCCTCAGAATAAATGGTTAGCTTGCGGGCTGGAGGTCGGCTTTGGGGAGCCAGCGCGTGGTGATCTGCTCGGCAGTGAGATTGGGGCTCGCGTGGCGGATGGCGGCGGCGACGAGGCCCATGAACATCGGCTGCGGGCGAAGCGGTCGGCCGGTCAGCTCGGGGTGGAACTGGGCGCCGATGAAGTACGGGTGCTTGCTCGGCGGTAATTCGAGAATCTGCATGATCGGTTGCTTCGGGTGTCGGCCGGAGAAGACCAGGCCCGCGGCTTCGAGCTGTTCGATGTAGCTCGGGTCGACCTCGTAGCGATGGCGGAAGCGTTCGCGGACGGTGTAGCCGAGCTTGCCGTCGTCGCCCTGGCTTCGCTCGCGATAGAGGAAGGCAGCGAGGCTGTTGGCTTTCAGCTGCACATCCTGGCCGCCGAGCCGCATCGATCCGCCGAGGCCTTCGATCTGCTTCTGCTCGGGGAGGATGTCGATCACGGCGTGCTTCGTGTTCGCGTCGAACTCGCTGGAACTGGCGTCGTCAATGTTGCAGACGTTGCGGGCGTATTCGATGACCGCCATCTGGAAGCCGAGGCAGATGCCCAGGTAGGGCAGGTCGTTCTCACGGCAGTAGCGGACGCAGGCGATTTTGCTTTCCGTACCCCGCTGGCCGAAGCCGCCCGGGACGATGACGCCGTCGAGGTGTTTGAGCACGCGGTCGACGTGCGTGGGCTCGATCTTGGTCGTGTCGATCCACTCGACGTCAACGTCGGCGGACAGGTGCGAGCCGCAGTGTTCGATGGCCTTGTCGATGCTGGCGTAGGCGTCGCGGAGCGAGGCGTACTTGCCGGTGATGCCGATGCGGATCTTGTGCTTGCGGTCGCCGGTGAGCTTGCGGACGAAGCTGCGCCATTGCTCGCGGGCCGTGTCTTCGTGGGCTTGGTTGACTCGGCTGTGCATGTCGAGCAGCGAGAGCACTTCGCGGTCCAGACCCGCGTTGCGCAGGTCTTCGGGGATGGTGTAGATGCTCTGGCGGTCGTGCATGGAAAAGACGCGGCGCATCGGGACGTTGGAGAACATCGCGATTTTTTCCATGGCCGGGGCGAGCACTTCGCTGTGTGCCCGGCAGGCGACCAGATGCGGCTGAACGCCGGCTTCCATGAGCTTCTTCAGGCCCAGTTGCGCGGCTTTGGACTTCTGTTCGCCGAGCGCGGGCGGTTCGATGACGTAGGTGAGCGCGACGAAACAGACGCTGTTTTCGCCTTCTTCGAAAGCGAGTTGGCGGAGGGCTTCGATATAGAAGCCGTTTTCGTAGTCGCCCACGGTTCCGCCGACTTCGACGAAGACGACGTCGGCGTTCTGCTTGACCGCGAGTTCGCGGAGCATGTACTTCACTTCGCCGGTGACGTGGGGGATCATCTGCACGTCTCGGCCGAGGTATCCGCCGTGGCGTTCTTTGTCGAGCACGCGTCGGAAGACCTGGCCGGAGGTGACGTAGTTGTCGCGCGTGAGGTTCTGGTCGAGCATTCGCTCGTAGGTGCCCAGGTCCATATCGGTTTCGAGGCCGTCATCGAGGACGAACACTTCGCCGTGGCGGTAGGGGTTGAGCGTGCCGGAGTCGATGTTGAGGTAGCCCTCCATTTTGATGGGGGCGACGGTGAGGCCTTTGTCTTTGAGGAGCTTGGCGAGGCTGGAGGAGAAGATGCCCTTGCCCAGGCCGGACATGACCGTGCCGAGGACGACGACGTACTTGTGTCGGCCTTGCTTGTAGCCGGGCGGGACGGGGTTGAAAAACTCCGAGTCGTGGGTCTTCTGTCCCGCTTCGGTGAGGATGTCTTGCGGATTGTCGGGGGGCGTGTGGGGCATGACCTACCGTACCATGGGGGGGGTGGCGCATCAAGGTGATTGTAGGCGTGGGGGGAATCGCTGATCGCTGATTTCTGATTGCTGATTGTTCGGGACGGTCGCGAATGAACTGCGGCGGCCGGTGCATTCAATCAGCGATTAGCGATCAGCAATCAGCGATCAACGCTCTTCTGCCGCGACGTGCTGGGCACGTTGGAGGCGGTGGAGGAAGCGTTTGACGTCGGCGCGGGAGCGGAGGCGGATGATGGTTTTTTCGCCGTTCGTGCTGGCAAGGCGGTGCAGTTGCTGGAGGATGCGGGGTCGGCGGGTGCGGCGGTAATTCCAGATCCATTTGAGAAAGGTGGGGTCCGGCAGCCGTTCCGGGCAGCCTTCGCCCATGTCCGGCCGGGTTCGGCCATAGTGCCGCAACGTCCGCCAGATCACTCGGCGGAGGCAGACGCGCCGGGGCATGTCGAGGAAGATCACGGTGTCGGCGGCGGCGAGGCGGATGTCCAGCGTCGCCCCGTAGTTGCCGTCGATGATCCAGCGGTCGCGCCGCACCAGCTGGCGCTGGCGGTCGGCCCACTCCTCGCGCTCGGACTCGACCCAGCCGGGCTGCCAGTGAAGGGCGTCGAGGTGGAAGACCTCAATTTCCAGCAGTTGGCCCAGCTCGCGGGCGAGGGTGGACTTGCCTGCGCCGCCACAGCCGATGATCGCGATGCGCTGCATGGGGCCGGTGGGGCACATAGCAGGTGATGATGACGGGTTGGTGGCGATGAGGCAAAGGGGGAGGGGGAGGGAATTTCTAATTGCTAATTTCTAATTGCTAATTGCTAATTGCGGATTGCGGATCGCTGATTCCTGATCGGGTCCCGCACCGATGCGATGAGCGATCAGCAATTAGCAATTAGCAATTAGAAATGCCCCCGCAGGGGGCCTTGCGTTTGCCATTCGGCGCGGAAGCGTCTCCAATATCGGCTCATGATTGTCCTGAGCCTGTCGTTGGCGTTGGTCGCGTTTCTTATCAGCCTGCCGCTGACGGGGCTGCTGGTGTGGGTGAGTCGTCGGCGGGGCTGGCTGGATGCGGTGGGAGCGGAAGGGCATAAGCTGCATGTGCAGCCGACGCCTAACGTCGGCGGGGTGGCGATCTTTACCGCAGTGGCGATGCCGATGGCGCTGGCGATGCTCGCGGTCTGGCTGGTGCCCGATGCCCAGTGGCAGCGGTTTGCGCCGGACATCAGCATCCACCTGCCGGGCCTGCGGGCGATGACGGCGGTGGGCGGCGGCGTGCTGACGGGCATGGCGCTGCTGCACCTCGTCGGCCTGCTGGACGACCGCCGATCGCTGGGGCCGATGATCAAACTCACCGCGCAGACCGCGGTGGCGCTGGGGCTGGTCGTGCTCGCTGACATGCGCGTGCTCACGCTGCTCGACGTCTACGGCGTGCCGGGCACGGCTCTGAGTATCGTGCTCGCGACCACCTGGATCGTCGTCATCGTCAACGCCTTCAACTTCCTCGACAACATGGACGGCCTGAGCGCGGGCGTCGCGGCGATCATCGCAGCTCTCTACCTCGTCGCCACCATCATCGGCGGACAGTGGTTCGTCGCGGGGTTGGCAGCCCTGCTGCTCGGGGCGCTGGTGGGCTTCCTGGTGTGGAACTTTCCGCCAGCCAAGATTTTCATGGGCGACGCCGGCTCACTGGTGGTCGGGCTGACGCTGGCGGTGATTTCCATTCGGACGACCTATTTCGACACGGACACGCTTCAGCCCGAGGCCGGCCGAGCGTGGTACGGGCTGTTGATGCCGCTGGTGGTGATGGCGGTACCGCTGTATGACTTCGTGAGCGTGACGGTGGTGCGAGTGGCGCAGGGACGAAGCCCGTTTGTGGGCGATCACAGCCACTTTTCGCATCGGCTGGTGAAACTGGGGCTCTCCCGCCGACGGGCGGTGGGGGTGATCTGGCTTTGCACGCTGGCGACCGCCTTGGGCGGAGTGATGCTTGGATCGCTGGCGACGTGGCAGGTGTTGCTCGTGGCGGCGCAGGTGGCGGCGGTGCTCGCGCTGCTCGCGGTGCTCGAACACGGCACCGCCAAGCGGCGCGGCGAGGTGTAATAGCGAGGCATGGTTGATGCCGTTGGGCACTCGGCCTCGGGCAGTGTCTACTTTGAGTGTCACCGCTTGTTAGTACGACAACGCGAGTTCTATTTGCCGCGGGCCTTGGCCCGCGCGTTCGGCCCTGCGGGCCGAAAAAGGCGGTGCGAGCACCGCCGCTAAATGTCGCATGTGCAGAAGCCGCGTTGTCGAATTAGAAGTCGACTCGATTTGTAAGTAGTGGCACCCGATCAAACATAGGCCCCAGCTCGGCCCCGACCCCGGCTGCGCTCACGCCTCGCGGTCGCCGATCGTTTGCTGGCGGTACGCGCGCGGCGACTGGCCGAGGCTGCGGCGGAAGACGCGCGAAAAGTAGAGCGGATCGTTGTAGCCGACCCGTCGCGCGACGTCGGCGATCGACAGCGACGGCTCGTTCAACAGCACGGCCGACCACTGCAACTTGATCGCCTGCCACTCCGCGTGCACGGTACGCCCGAGCAGTTGCCGACCCACTCGGCAGAGGTGGGCCTTGCTCATCGCGAAATGCTCCGCCACCGGCGCGAGGTGGGCCGGCTCCGCCATGTGGTCGCGCAGGTAGCCGCGCAGCGACTCGGCCGTCAGCGGCGGCAGCGACGTCGGCTCGGCGGAGCGGTGGTCCAGCGTGGTCAGGGCCGACATCAGCGCCGCTTCGAGCACGGTGGGGCGCTCGGGCTGCTCGTTGGCGGGGTCGTGGCGGATGTGGCGGGCGTGCAGCGTGGCGAGCAGCGGCTCGGCCGCCTCGGACCAGCGGGGATGCCGGAAAAACGCCTGTCCGCCGCCCTGTTCGTCGCGGATGCGGCGGGCCGTGGTCAACGCCTCGCCGCCGGCGAAGCGGCAGTAGACATGGTCGTAAGGTCGGTCGGCGTCCGCCATGAGAATGCCCGGCTCGACATGGGGCAGCACGAGCCCGACCATGCCCGCCGCGATTGTCTGCCGCGATCGGCCGTGCAGGTAGACGCCCCGGCCGGCGAGG
The Phycisphaerales bacterium AB-hyl4 genome window above contains:
- a CDS encoding HNH endonuclease, yielding MSGSATALNSHVLVLNKMWMAIRVVDARRAFSLLCRDLAEVIRVDDGSYTAYDFESWTDVSTTRDQFARLEPDAYEWVRTVRIDLAVPKVIRLLGYDKLPRQDVKLNRRNIFARDHNLCQYCGERFPTSELSLDHVNPRTLGGESSWTNLVCACTRCNAKKGGRTPEQARMHLIRKPVKPTRNPVISLRLGSDKYASWRAFLDNAYWSVELK
- the epsC gene encoding serine O-acetyltransferase EpsC; the protein is MPPDPDQPDRDAAARINDVVEQFVRSYQADDRTHHLDATFLPNRARTIDLLELIRKVIFPGFFDEHRITSDNVRFHVGELLTCIDEALYEQIRQALRYDKNRTGEPGEGDTCTACDTRARELTTALLSQLPELRRQLALDVQAAFDGDPAASSTDETIFCYPGVDAIFIHRVAHELYKLNVPLLPRIMSEYAHNETGIDIHPGAQIGESFFIDHGTGVVIGETTIIGDRVKLYQGVTLGALSTKGGQIWRGRKRHPTLGNDVTIYGGAIILGGETVVGEGSTIGGSVFITSSVPPGHTVTMKQPELKLSAKKVRKKKRRDADSDIPELELPQGHDFQI
- a CDS encoding CTP synthase produces the protein MPHTPPDNPQDILTEAGQKTHDSEFFNPVPPGYKQGRHKYVVVLGTVMSGLGKGIFSSSLAKLLKDKGLTVAPIKMEGYLNIDSGTLNPYRHGEVFVLDDGLETDMDLGTYERMLDQNLTRDNYVTSGQVFRRVLDKERHGGYLGRDVQMIPHVTGEVKYMLRELAVKQNADVVFVEVGGTVGDYENGFYIEALRQLAFEEGENSVCFVALTYVIEPPALGEQKSKAAQLGLKKLMEAGVQPHLVACRAHSEVLAPAMEKIAMFSNVPMRRVFSMHDRQSIYTIPEDLRNAGLDREVLSLLDMHSRVNQAHEDTAREQWRSFVRKLTGDRKHKIRIGITGKYASLRDAYASIDKAIEHCGSHLSADVDVEWIDTTKIEPTHVDRVLKHLDGVIVPGGFGQRGTESKIACVRYCRENDLPYLGICLGFQMAVIEYARNVCNIDDASSSEFDANTKHAVIDILPEQKQIEGLGGSMRLGGQDVQLKANSLAAFLYRERSQGDDGKLGYTVRERFRHRYEVDPSYIEQLEAAGLVFSGRHPKQPIMQILELPPSKHPYFIGAQFHPELTGRPLRPQPMFMGLVAAAIRHASPNLTAEQITTRWLPKADLQPAS
- a CDS encoding DNA topology modulation protein, whose product is MCPTGPMQRIAIIGCGGAGKSTLARELGQLLEIEVFHLDALHWQPGWVESEREEWADRQRQLVRRDRWIIDGNYGATLDIRLAAADTVIFLDMPRRVCLRRVIWRTLRHYGRTRPDMGEGCPERLPDPTFLKWIWNYRRTRRPRILQQLHRLASTNGEKTIIRLRSRADVKRFLHRLQRAQHVAAEER
- a CDS encoding glycosyltransferase family 4 protein; its protein translation is MIVLSLSLALVAFLISLPLTGLLVWVSRRRGWLDAVGAEGHKLHVQPTPNVGGVAIFTAVAMPMALAMLAVWLVPDAQWQRFAPDISIHLPGLRAMTAVGGGVLTGMALLHLVGLLDDRRSLGPMIKLTAQTAVALGLVVLADMRVLTLLDVYGVPGTALSIVLATTWIVVIVNAFNFLDNMDGLSAGVAAIIAALYLVATIIGGQWFVAGLAALLLGALVGFLVWNFPPAKIFMGDAGSLVVGLTLAVISIRTTYFDTDTLQPEAGRAWYGLLMPLVVMAVPLYDFVSVTVVRVAQGRSPFVGDHSHFSHRLVKLGLSRRRAVGVIWLCTLATALGGVMLGSLATWQVLLVAAQVAAVLALLAVLEHGTAKRRGEV
- a CDS encoding helix-turn-helix transcriptional regulator is translated as MDNIDFHPQHADRPQPPATTLAYRVRTLGRMRDDPFHSTRGTFHDDAMLTIVLAGRGVYLHGRSRQTIAAGMVGLVLPHVEPGILMADADRPYDHVYCRFAGGEALTTARRIRDEQGGGQAFFRHPRWSEAAEPLLATLHARHIRHDPANEQPERPTVLEAALMSALTTLDHRSAEPTSLPPLTAESLRGYLRDHMAEPAHLAPVAEHFAMSKAHLCRVGRQLLGRTVHAEWQAIKLQWSAVLLNEPSLSIADVARRVGYNDPLYFSRVFRRSLGQSPRAYRQQTIGDREA